From the Bacillota bacterium genome, one window contains:
- a CDS encoding MarR family transcriptional regulator — MPGTPSPDATTVQTKLTELFSRVLPRLGGGNGQISASQLACLHYIATHPGRTVTDVAGGLRISNPAATKLVDRLEARGLVVRLPRTGDRRQVRLALTPRGQETLAEVTRKRNLALLRILQRMDPGARQALEAGLRGFLHAALQEPADLERVCLQCGTEHVPWCPLNELHVQLTGRSLPVEAAPADSPTRSEEEART; from the coding sequence ATGCCGGGGACGCCGTCTCCAGACGCCACCACTGTTCAGACCAAGCTCACGGAACTCTTCTCCCGCGTGCTGCCCCGTCTCGGCGGCGGGAACGGCCAGATTTCCGCCAGCCAGCTCGCCTGTCTTCACTACATCGCCACTCACCCCGGGAGGACCGTCACGGACGTGGCGGGAGGGCTGCGCATTAGCAATCCCGCTGCCACCAAACTGGTGGACCGCCTGGAAGCACGCGGACTGGTGGTGCGCCTGCCCCGCACGGGCGACCGCCGCCAGGTACGCCTGGCCCTCACCCCGCGCGGGCAGGAAACCCTTGCCGAAGTTACCCGCAAGCGCAACCTGGCCCTGCTCCGCATCCTCCAGCGCATGGATCCCGGGGCCCGGCAGGCGCTGGAGGCAGGGCTGCGCGGCTTCCTGCACGCGGCCCTGCAGGAGCCGGCCGACCTGGAGCGGGTGTGCCTGCAGTGCGGCACCGAGCACGTCCCCTGGTGCCCCCTGAACGAACTCCACGTACAACTCACCGGCCGCAGCCTGCCGGTAGAGGCAGCGCCCGCGGACTCGCCTACGAGGTCGGAGGAGGAGGCGAGGACATGA
- a CDS encoding NAD(P)H-dependent oxidoreductase, with protein MLVVWVSGSPRVESNSEILLRGVLEGAAAAGASVELVRLRQLRFSHLPRVWVVP; from the coding sequence GTGCTTGTCGTCTGGGTGAGCGGGAGCCCCCGTGTGGAGAGCAACAGCGAGATCCTGCTCCGGGGGGTGCTGGAGGGAGCTGCTGCGGCCGGGGCCAGCGTGGAGCTTGTGCGGCTGCGGCAGCTGCGGTTCAGCCACCTGCCTCGCGTGTGGGTGGTGCCATGA
- a CDS encoding Rrf2 family transcriptional regulator: protein MRLSRQSDYAIRLVLDLAQQPGHSGDIKGVAARRGAPAPYLAKIAQALARAGLVVATRGARGGIRLARPPARITLHDVVEAVEGPIVYNRCLLWPGECDPARPCPLHPVFQGLARTVSDYLVTPVDVLFYVVKGQGTVLIGDESASVGETDLVVSPKEIPHALRADRGEVFQVLVIKTPNPAHLAH, encoded by the coding sequence ATGAGGCTGAGCAGGCAGTCTGACTACGCCATCCGGCTGGTGCTCGACCTGGCCCAGCAGCCCGGCCACAGCGGCGACATCAAAGGGGTGGCCGCCCGTCGGGGTGCGCCGGCGCCCTACCTGGCCAAGATCGCCCAGGCCCTGGCCCGGGCCGGCCTGGTCGTTGCCACCCGCGGGGCCCGGGGAGGAATCCGGCTTGCCCGCCCTCCCGCCCGTATCACCCTGCACGATGTGGTGGAGGCCGTGGAGGGCCCCATCGTCTACAACCGGTGCTTGCTGTGGCCGGGCGAATGCGACCCCGCCCGGCCCTGCCCGCTGCACCCCGTCTTCCAGGGACTGGCCCGGACGGTATCGGACTACCTCGTCACGCCGGTGGACGTGCTGTTCTACGTGGTGAAAGGTCAGGGCACCGTGCTCATCGGGGACGAAAGCGCCTCCGTGGGGGAAACCGACCTGGTAGTGAGTCCCAAGGAGATCCCCCACGCCCTGCGGGCCGACCGCGGGGAGGTCTTCCAGGTACTGGTGATCAAGACGCCCAACCCCGCCCACCTCGCGCACTAG
- a CDS encoding helix-turn-helix domain-containing protein, whose translation MGEMAALIGSTREVVCRLLYRLAEEGLIRISRTELSIVDPAGLADLAGVQIDHGQ comes from the coding sequence CTGGGTGAGATGGCTGCCCTCATCGGCAGCACCCGGGAGGTGGTGTGCCGCTTGCTCTACCGCCTGGCCGAGGAAGGTTTGATCAGGATCAGCCGCACGGAACTCAGTATAGTCGACCCGGCAGGGCTGGCCGACCTGGCCGGTGTGCAAATTGACCATGGTCAATGA
- the rbr gene encoding rubrerythrin, whose product MRETGGGVTVELKGSKTERNLKAALAGESEARSRYTFFASVAKKEGFEQIAAVFLETAENEREHAKLWARALGLIGDTAANLEAAAQGEHYEWTSMYRDFAREAREEGFDEIGRLFEEVARVEEAHEQRYRQLLARVREGTVFRRAVPIRWRCRNCGYVYEGTEAPEVCPACAHPRAFYEPAAENY is encoded by the coding sequence ATGCGGGAGACCGGAGGGGGAGTGACGGTGGAACTGAAGGGGTCCAAAACGGAGCGCAACCTGAAGGCAGCCCTGGCCGGGGAATCGGAAGCCCGTTCGCGCTACACCTTCTTCGCCTCGGTGGCCAAGAAAGAAGGTTTCGAACAGATTGCTGCCGTTTTCCTGGAGACGGCGGAGAACGAAAGGGAGCACGCCAAGCTGTGGGCCAGGGCTCTCGGCCTGATCGGTGACACTGCCGCAAACCTGGAGGCGGCGGCGCAAGGAGAGCACTACGAGTGGACGTCCATGTACCGGGACTTCGCCCGGGAGGCCCGCGAGGAAGGTTTCGACGAGATCGGCCGGCTGTTCGAAGAGGTGGCCAGGGTAGAAGAAGCGCACGAGCAGCGCTATCGTCAGCTCCTGGCCCGGGTGAGGGAGGGTACGGTGTTCCGCCGGGCGGTGCCCATCCGCTGGCGCTGCCGCAACTGCGGCTACGTGTACGAGGGGACGGAAGCGCCCGAGGTATGTCCGGCCTGCGCCCACCCCCGTGCCTTTTACGAGCCTGCCGCGGAGAACTACTGA
- a CDS encoding ammonia-forming cytochrome c nitrite reductase subunit c552, whose translation MACADCHMPYRREGNVKVTSHWWSSPLRHLEGTCTVCHTEDVELLKQRVFYTQDRVKDLLDRAGQALAGAIDAIANARQTPGVDAELIRRAQDLHREAQWYWDWCSAENSTGFHNPQTIMATLGKAIDLAHQARAAALAAVAAQAR comes from the coding sequence CTGGCCTGTGCCGACTGCCACATGCCCTACCGGCGCGAAGGGAACGTCAAGGTCACTTCCCACTGGTGGAGCAGTCCCCTGCGCCACCTGGAGGGCACGTGCACCGTATGCCACACTGAGGACGTAGAACTCCTCAAGCAGCGGGTGTTCTACACCCAGGACCGCGTGAAGGACCTGCTCGACCGCGCCGGCCAGGCCCTGGCGGGTGCTATCGACGCTATTGCCAACGCACGTCAGACTCCGGGCGTCGACGCCGAGCTGATCCGCAGGGCTCAGGACCTGCACCGCGAAGCCCAGTGGTACTGGGACTGGTGCTCGGCGGAGAACTCCACCGGCTTCCACAACCCCCAGACGATCATGGCCACCCTGGGCAAAGCCATCGACCTCGCCCATCAGGCCCGGGCTGCCGCGCTGGCCGCCGTTGCAGCACAGGCACGCTAG
- a CDS encoding ammonia-forming cytochrome c nitrite reductase subunit c552 gives MTGPRTDWTFLRWPWPSRTLTFPWDKGFDPEDEYAYYQDLGFRDWVHPSAGTPLLKAQHPDFEVFQGSVHQAAGAGLCRLPHALPARRERQGHFPLVEQSPAPPGGHVHRMPH, from the coding sequence GTGACGGGGCCCCGCACCGATTGGACGTTCCTTCGCTGGCCTTGGCCAAGCCGAACATTGACCTTCCCGTGGGACAAAGGCTTCGATCCCGAAGACGAATACGCCTACTACCAGGACCTGGGATTCCGCGACTGGGTCCATCCCAGCGCGGGCACGCCTCTTCTCAAAGCCCAGCACCCCGACTTCGAAGTGTTTCAGGGCAGCGTCCACCAGGCAGCAGGGGCTGGCCTGTGCCGACTGCCACATGCCCTACCGGCGCGAAGGGAACGTCAAGGTCACTTCCCACTGGTGGAGCAGTCCCCTGCGCCACCTGGAGGGCACGTGCACCGTATGCCACACTGA
- a CDS encoding flavin reductase, with translation MKKWRCRVCGYVHEGPVPPEVCPVCGAPASEFEEIVETAPASGAVTPPVGEVASPVAAGVPVGGAAAPVAPLAADGEDVKKALFAISYGLFVVASRDGERQNGQTCNTVIQVTGDPPRVAVGLNHRNLTHDLVKQSGLLAVTVLGRGNFWLVKHFGFQSGRQVDKLKDVNYFPGPLTGCPVVADGVAYLECRVRPEMSTDVGTHTLFVADVVGGKVLRDVAPLTYSDYRRSRGRPDVDDLDTLDVVAALNLEYGANRRYRAQLEDLPFPALVRVLEGVMRTEGDHVDDAVRYLLGRLPQGSGLARALLYLKMNLEFEETARDTYLAFAREVKDPGLREMFGAQARAEMGHVNIFRRLIEEMEAGEFRVVLFCPVCGWEVDFGTSPRVGQEEVCGRCGVRLRLGLERGSWVAVDAG, from the coding sequence GTGAAGAAGTGGCGTTGCCGGGTGTGCGGATACGTGCACGAGGGTCCGGTGCCGCCGGAAGTGTGCCCGGTGTGCGGGGCTCCGGCCAGCGAGTTTGAGGAAATCGTCGAGACGGCGCCTGCCTCCGGGGCAGTGACTCCCCCCGTGGGAGAGGTGGCTTCCCCGGTGGCGGCGGGGGTACCCGTGGGAGGGGCAGCCGCTCCGGTGGCCCCCCTGGCCGCGGACGGGGAGGATGTCAAGAAGGCCTTGTTTGCCATTTCGTACGGGCTGTTCGTGGTGGCCTCCCGGGACGGCGAGAGGCAAAACGGGCAAACCTGCAACACCGTTATCCAGGTCACCGGCGATCCGCCCCGGGTAGCGGTGGGGCTGAATCACCGCAACCTCACCCACGATCTGGTCAAGCAAAGCGGCCTCTTGGCCGTCACCGTGCTGGGCAGGGGCAACTTTTGGCTGGTGAAGCACTTCGGTTTCCAGTCGGGGCGCCAGGTGGACAAACTGAAGGATGTTAACTACTTCCCGGGCCCGCTTACCGGGTGTCCGGTGGTGGCGGACGGCGTGGCCTACCTGGAGTGCCGGGTCCGTCCGGAGATGAGCACCGACGTGGGGACTCACACCCTGTTTGTGGCCGACGTGGTGGGCGGCAAGGTGCTCCGGGACGTTGCTCCCCTGACTTATTCCGATTACCGGCGGAGCAGGGGGCGGCCTGATGTCGATGACCTGGATACCCTGGACGTGGTAGCCGCGCTCAACCTTGAGTACGGGGCCAACCGCCGCTACCGGGCGCAGCTTGAGGATCTGCCCTTCCCTGCCCTGGTACGCGTGCTGGAAGGGGTCATGCGCACCGAGGGGGACCACGTCGACGACGCCGTCCGGTACCTGTTGGGCAGGCTGCCCCAGGGGTCGGGGCTGGCCCGGGCGCTGCTTTACCTGAAGATGAACCTGGAGTTTGAAGAGACCGCCCGGGACACTTACCTGGCCTTTGCCCGGGAAGTGAAGGATCCCGGCCTGCGGGAGATGTTCGGGGCCCAGGCGCGGGCGGAAATGGGGCACGTCAACATATTCCGCCGGCTGATCGAGGAGATGGAAGCCGGCGAGTTCCGGGTGGTGCTGTTCTGCCCCGTGTGTGGGTGGGAAGTCGACTTCGGTACCTCGCCCCGGGTGGGGCAAGAGGAGGTGTGCGGCCGGTGCGGGGTCAGGCTGCGGCTGGGGCTCGAGCGCGGCAGCTGGGTGGCGGTTGACGCTGGGTGA
- a CDS encoding DUF438 domain-containing protein — translation MEKVERLTEVLRKLNTPGAPEAVREEARALLRKINPAELSLAEQKLIEDGVDPQQLRHLCAVHLEVLDEQLQDVRGKLTPGHVLDTLYREHDEILHFLDLLDSVNERIQKEKEYDPANPAYEMLRHLGEHLVAAEKHHAREEEVLFPELEKRGITGPPRIMRLEHNNLRPRKHRLLELAETVSGMEFARFREEMAQVTTYVGFHLRDHIYKENTILFPTALEVITDEATWAEMKSRCDAIGYCCFTPTH, via the coding sequence ATGGAGAAAGTCGAACGTCTCACGGAGGTACTGCGCAAGCTGAACACTCCCGGCGCGCCCGAGGCCGTGCGGGAGGAGGCCAGGGCGCTCTTGCGGAAGATCAATCCGGCCGAACTCTCCCTGGCCGAGCAGAAGCTGATCGAGGACGGTGTGGATCCCCAGCAGTTGCGGCACCTGTGTGCCGTCCACCTGGAGGTGCTGGACGAGCAACTGCAGGACGTCCGGGGCAAGCTCACCCCCGGCCACGTGCTGGACACCCTGTACCGGGAGCACGACGAGATCCTGCACTTCCTGGACCTGCTCGATAGCGTGAACGAACGCATCCAGAAGGAAAAAGAGTACGACCCTGCCAACCCCGCCTACGAGATGCTCCGCCACCTGGGCGAGCACCTGGTGGCGGCGGAAAAGCACCACGCCCGCGAGGAAGAGGTGCTCTTCCCCGAGCTGGAGAAGCGGGGTATCACGGGACCGCCGCGCATCATGAGGCTGGAGCACAACAACCTCCGGCCCCGCAAGCACCGCCTGCTCGAGTTGGCCGAGACCGTGTCCGGGATGGAGTTTGCCCGCTTCCGGGAGGAGATGGCCCAGGTCACCACCTACGTGGGCTTCCACCTGCGCGACCACATCTACAAGGAAAACACCATCCTCTTTCCCACCGCGCTGGAAGTCATCACCGACGAGGCCACCTGGGCCGAAATGAAGTCCAGGTGCGACGCCATCGGGTACTGCTGCTTCACCCCTACCCATTGA